CAGCACCACCACGCTCCCCACCGGGTAGATCCCGGTCATGCTGATGAACGCCTTCACCAGGAGCGGGTCCATCCCCCGCGCCGGGTTGTCGCGCATCTCCTGGAGCGCCTGGTGCGGGAGCCAGGGCTTGGACTGGTAGCTCCGCTTGGTGGTCGCGGCGTCGAAGCTGTCCGCCACGGCGACGATCCGGGGGAAGAGCGTGGGGTCGCGCGGCCGGGTGCTGGCGGGATATCCGGTGAGGTCCGTCTTCATGTGGTGCTCGTAGACGCTGAGCATGGGGCGGAGGGGGAGGTCCGCCATCCCGCGCATGTCGAAGAGCGCCAGGAACCCCTCCGTGGTGTGCTCCCGCATCGTGGCCAGCTCGTCCGGGGTGAGCGGGCCGGTCTTGTTGATGACCTCGATCGGCATCCGCACCTTCCCCACGTCGTGCATCAGCGCGCCGAAGCCCAGCTCGTACAGCTCGTGCTTCGCAAGGCCCAGCTTCTTCCCCAGCGCCACGCTGAAGATGCAGACGTTGACGCAGTGGGTGAAGGTGTACTCGTCGTAGTCGCGCAGCGTGGTCATCCCCACCAGCGACGTCTCGTTGTTGAGGACCTGGTCCACGATGGACTGCACGGCGCGCTTCACCCGCCGCACGCTCACGCTCCTCCCGATCCGCACCGCGGACATCACCTCGCGCGCCACGGCCACGGTCTGCGCGTAGGTGCGCTTCGCCATCTCCCGCGCCTCGTCGGCGTCGCGAGGGGTGGCGTCCGCCTCCACCTCGGGGACGGCCACCAGGGCGCGGACCGAGGTGCGCGCCAGCCGCTCGGCGAACCGCCCGAAGGGGTCCTCCGTGTCGGGCTGCGCGAGGAGGAGGGCGAGGAAGGCGGTCCACTCGGCGACGTCGGCGCCGGGGTGGACCTCCAGCTGCCCGATCCCGTGCGCGCGGAGCGCACGCCCCACGGCGCTGAACGTGGCGAAGCTCCCCAGGTCGATCCGCATCCGCAGGTCGTTGAGGAAGACGAAGTCTCCCACGTAGCGGATGGAGACCGAGCCGTCCGACGCGAGCACCGGCCGCACCACGCCGTCCAGCTCGTGCAGCGCGTTCTGGACGGTCTGGTTCTCCAGCGGGTAGATGCGGAGGAGCCGGAGCGAAGCGTACAGCGCGAAGAGGATCTCGCGCCCGGCGCGCTGCAGCCCGCGCTCGTCGGCGGGGAGGCCGTCGCCGGGGGCGTCGGCGTGGGAAAGGTGGGCGGTGCTCACGTGTCGATTCCGCGGAGGGCGCGCCCGACCGCGCTCCGCACCACCGGGTCCGTTTCGGCGGAGGCGGCGGCGAGGGAGCGGCGGGCGGAGGGAAGGCCG
The Longimicrobiaceae bacterium genome window above contains:
- a CDS encoding HD domain-containing phosphohydrolase — protein: MSTAHLSHADAPGDGLPADERGLQRAGREILFALYASLRLLRIYPLENQTVQNALHELDGVVRPVLASDGSVSIRYVGDFVFLNDLRMRIDLGSFATFSAVGRALRAHGIGQLEVHPGADVAEWTAFLALLLAQPDTEDPFGRFAERLARTSVRALVAVPEVEADATPRDADEAREMAKRTYAQTVAVAREVMSAVRIGRSVSVRRVKRAVQSIVDQVLNNETSLVGMTTLRDYDEYTFTHCVNVCIFSVALGKKLGLAKHELYELGFGALMHDVGKVRMPIEVINKTGPLTPDELATMREHTTEGFLALFDMRGMADLPLRPMLSVYEHHMKTDLTGYPASTRPRDPTLFPRIVAVADSFDAATTKRSYQSKPWLPHQALQEMRDNPARGMDPLLVKAFISMTGIYPVGSVVVLDTYEMAVVVAPNPRPEALHEPVVRVIFDALGQPVDPPLQVDLAAPGPGAPQRTIIKTTDPERYGINVGDYFV